The following proteins are encoded in a genomic region of Saccharopolyspora antimicrobica:
- a CDS encoding AMP-binding protein: protein MFAGMGKMSLTGVEISGGSVRTSTFEDIVSAFFACARAHPERPAVRQNGLAELALSYGQLAARVAAMARRLGDDPGPVAVLTERSPDTIVAMLGVLAAGGTYCPVDPKYPAARRTEMIESIGCRFLVGTALDEVSPAVTVVGVPGGSGDDPAQVDVSWSAVAEPERGAYVLFTSGSTGKPKPVMTPRRAIAAAVGSLREMMGMSAADRVLQFASLNWDTCFEEILTALTSGAALVFHDDAYSGSFPRMLRMIEREAITVLDLPTAMWRELVRHLAEEGTGLPDPVRLVIIGGEAVDAAAIADWSSARTEQVRLVNTYGCTETTLVTHAVDLCGPGAPGQGSWWGADDPPPIGRPLPHVIEALDDNGQLLVAGPALATGYLGMEEATSDRFRVRDLGDGPLRYFHTGDRVERVQGGMLSHRGRLDQEIKIRGVRVDPGEVEAHIARHPAVSAVAVVGVHSAGRATMVAYVVPSSPGHAETVAKDVLASLRASVPAHLVPGRARAVPELVYTSSGKVDRAGTHRKHAS, encoded by the coding sequence GTGTTCGCGGGTATGGGGAAAATGTCGTTAACTGGGGTGGAAATTTCAGGTGGCTCGGTTCGGACGTCGACCTTCGAGGACATTGTCAGTGCATTCTTCGCCTGCGCTCGCGCTCATCCCGAACGCCCGGCGGTGCGGCAGAACGGGCTGGCCGAGCTCGCCCTGAGCTACGGACAGCTGGCCGCCAGGGTGGCCGCGATGGCTCGCCGCCTCGGCGATGACCCCGGCCCGGTGGCGGTGCTGACCGAGCGGTCGCCCGACACGATCGTCGCGATGCTCGGCGTTCTCGCGGCAGGCGGGACCTACTGCCCGGTCGACCCGAAGTACCCGGCAGCGCGGCGAACCGAGATGATCGAGTCCATCGGCTGCCGGTTCCTGGTGGGCACCGCGCTGGACGAGGTGTCGCCGGCTGTCACGGTGGTCGGCGTGCCCGGCGGTTCCGGCGATGATCCGGCCCAGGTCGATGTGTCCTGGTCGGCGGTCGCCGAGCCCGAGCGCGGGGCGTACGTGCTTTTCACGTCCGGTTCGACCGGGAAGCCGAAGCCGGTCATGACACCTCGGCGGGCGATCGCCGCGGCGGTCGGCTCGCTGCGCGAGATGATGGGGATGAGCGCTGCGGACCGGGTTCTGCAGTTCGCTTCGCTGAACTGGGACACCTGCTTCGAGGAGATCCTCACCGCGCTCACCTCCGGTGCGGCACTGGTCTTCCACGACGACGCCTATTCCGGGTCGTTTCCCCGGATGCTGCGCATGATCGAGCGGGAAGCGATCACGGTTCTCGACCTGCCGACGGCCATGTGGCGCGAACTGGTCCGTCACCTCGCCGAGGAGGGGACGGGTCTGCCCGACCCGGTCCGGCTGGTGATCATCGGCGGCGAGGCGGTCGACGCGGCGGCGATCGCCGACTGGTCGAGCGCCCGCACCGAACAGGTCCGGCTGGTCAACACCTACGGCTGCACGGAAACGACCCTGGTCACGCACGCGGTGGACCTGTGCGGGCCCGGTGCCCCCGGCCAGGGGAGCTGGTGGGGTGCCGACGATCCGCCGCCGATAGGCCGACCGCTGCCGCACGTCATCGAAGCGCTGGACGACAACGGTCAGCTGCTCGTCGCCGGGCCGGCGCTCGCTACCGGCTACCTCGGCATGGAAGAGGCGACCAGCGACCGGTTCCGGGTGCGCGACCTGGGGGACGGCCCGCTTCGCTACTTCCACACCGGTGACCGGGTCGAGCGTGTTCAGGGCGGGATGCTCAGCCACCGGGGCCGCCTCGACCAGGAGATCAAGATACGCGGCGTCCGGGTCGACCCCGGGGAAGTCGAGGCGCACATCGCCCGGCACCCGGCGGTGTCGGCGGTTGCGGTGGTGGGAGTGCATTCGGCAGGCCGGGCCACGATGGTCGCCTATGTCGTCCCATCTTCTCCGGGACACGCCGAAACGGTCGCCAAAGACGTGCTCGCCAGTTTGCGCGCATCGGTCCCGGCGCATCTCGTGCCGGGCAGAGCACGCGCCGTACCCGAACTCGTTTACACGTCCAGCGGAAAAGTGGATCGCGCTGGAACGCACCGGAAGCACGCGTCGTAA
- a CDS encoding acyl carrier protein: MDSSALVQIFRRVLEDQDVDGGTDFFEFGGDSLLATRVLSAIARECGVELTIDDFIAAPTPDELSAKLASVPA, translated from the coding sequence ATGGATTCGTCTGCGTTAGTTCAGATATTCCGCCGGGTCCTGGAGGATCAGGACGTGGACGGCGGGACCGATTTCTTCGAATTCGGTGGGGATTCGCTGCTGGCGACCCGGGTGTTGAGCGCGATCGCCCGTGAGTGCGGCGTGGAGCTGACCATCGACGACTTCATCGCGGCGCCGACGCCGGACGAGCTGTCCGCCAAGCTGGCGAGCGTGCCCGCATGA
- a CDS encoding flavin monoamine oxidase family protein produces MRVIVVGGGLAGLTAANELVAGGADVLVLEARDRVGGRMHGIEVAEGDWVDAGAAYLGDRHTELLRLLAECGLKTVPTTMEGASRFALKSGEETRAGRFPPLSAVQLGEMFDLLAELADSVRTEAPWRTADAERLDSMTAAQWAEENLKPDAKLFFPLFLGEMMAADPADVSVLHMAFYLNSGGGIRFLNAFEGGAQAERVHGGAHQLCEHLAARLGDKVRLNEAVRAVHQDADGVTVVSDRGRERADRAVIALPPLLADSLDYQPALPARRSSSRTAPGCAVKLHLVYPGPVWREHGLSGWSVSADGPLLSTVDDSPWEGGVGVLTGFVTGREARTFAELPTADQRAAAVEQASRMFPGLPEPIGFHATDWINEEFSRGCYAALFGPGDWVANGPHLITPHQRVHWAGTETSTEFFGLMEGAIRSGLRAAAEVLPNTDTASLEESR; encoded by the coding sequence ATGAGGGTCATCGTGGTCGGTGGTGGGCTGGCGGGACTCACGGCCGCGAACGAGCTGGTCGCGGGCGGCGCCGACGTGCTCGTGCTCGAAGCGCGTGACCGGGTCGGTGGTCGCATGCACGGCATCGAGGTCGCCGAGGGCGACTGGGTCGACGCCGGCGCGGCCTACCTGGGCGACCGGCACACCGAGCTGCTGCGCTTGCTGGCGGAGTGCGGGCTCAAGACCGTTCCGACCACGATGGAGGGTGCCAGCCGGTTCGCGCTGAAATCCGGCGAGGAGACTCGTGCCGGCCGGTTCCCGCCGCTGAGCGCGGTCCAGCTCGGCGAGATGTTCGACCTGCTCGCCGAACTCGCCGATTCCGTGCGCACCGAGGCGCCTTGGCGCACCGCGGACGCCGAACGGCTGGACTCGATGACGGCCGCGCAGTGGGCGGAGGAGAACCTCAAGCCCGACGCCAAGCTGTTCTTCCCGCTGTTCCTGGGCGAGATGATGGCTGCCGATCCGGCCGACGTCTCGGTGCTGCACATGGCGTTCTACCTCAACTCCGGCGGCGGCATCCGCTTCCTCAACGCCTTCGAGGGCGGGGCGCAGGCCGAGCGGGTCCACGGTGGAGCGCACCAGCTGTGCGAGCACCTGGCCGCGCGGCTCGGCGACAAGGTGCGGCTGAACGAAGCGGTGCGCGCGGTTCACCAGGACGCCGACGGCGTGACCGTGGTGTCCGACCGCGGCCGGGAACGGGCGGACCGGGCGGTCATCGCGCTGCCACCGCTGCTGGCGGACTCCCTGGACTACCAGCCCGCGCTGCCTGCACGACGCTCCAGCTCGCGCACCGCGCCCGGATGCGCGGTCAAGCTGCACCTGGTGTACCCGGGGCCGGTGTGGCGCGAGCACGGGTTGTCCGGCTGGTCGGTCAGCGCGGACGGCCCGCTGCTCTCCACTGTGGACGACTCGCCGTGGGAGGGTGGCGTCGGCGTGCTGACCGGTTTCGTCACCGGCCGGGAGGCGCGCACCTTCGCCGAACTGCCGACTGCCGACCAGCGGGCCGCCGCGGTCGAGCAGGCGTCCCGGATGTTCCCGGGGCTGCCGGAGCCGATCGGGTTCCACGCGACGGACTGGATCAACGAGGAGTTCAGCCGCGGCTGCTACGCGGCGTTGTTCGGACCGGGCGACTGGGTCGCCAACGGCCCGCACCTGATCACGCCGCACCAGCGGGTGCACTGGGCCGGCACCGAGACGAGCACCGAGTTCTTCGGGCTCATGGAAGGCGCGATCCGCTCCGGTCTCCGGGCGGCCGCGGAAGTACTGCCGAATACCGACACCGCGTCGCTCGAGGAGTCGCGATGA
- a CDS encoding class I adenylate-forming enzyme family protein: MTEPSPIAPLSARQELMADPTLGAGSFLQRAIEVNPNRAVQFAYTHRTNHRGEVEVRGYSLLDLQAIRDRYASWYWANGVRPGDPVAVYVSEGLEPLLHFLALTALGAVPAMINDAMPTGTAIRYLDHIAAEGLVADDPTKLTAGFRADPSRRRPRFIVPAAEVRMHDPESLQLPDVYPHVHEMDEIIALIHSSGTTGTPKSTTLGHRQFWDGKQPRMVRFPAEPYDKLMSLMPHTHAGGLSYFLTATLLGLPVMVMGDWRRQVVEPVMEVFQPTMVASFPRTFVELATGELPTTGAAKVHSWFNTGDSAHYGHIRRLVSLGERPAGLIKPWLLPSEAAGEGALPGSQFIDGLGSSEMGMALFGQITTPETPRSDRCVGKPLEVVEKAAVLDVDGEEVPDGTVGMLAVKTPSRTLGYWNDSKLTTSFELNGYWLTGDVARRDGEGNFYHLDRTVDVIDTADGPVYSLPLEEILIADCEDEVLDCAVVGIPAGDGTGQRPVAVVQPQSNVTGLDAELLREKANKVIAAAGLAPLAAVIIAEEPADYPTGVTGKVLKRELRTRLATLFTGGA, translated from the coding sequence ATGACCGAGCCGAGCCCCATCGCCCCGCTGTCCGCCCGCCAGGAGCTCATGGCGGACCCGACGCTCGGAGCGGGTTCGTTCCTGCAGCGGGCGATCGAGGTCAACCCGAATCGCGCGGTGCAGTTCGCCTACACGCACCGCACCAACCACCGAGGTGAGGTGGAGGTGCGCGGCTACAGTCTGCTGGACCTGCAGGCCATCCGCGATCGCTACGCCTCGTGGTACTGGGCCAACGGCGTCCGGCCGGGAGACCCGGTCGCCGTCTACGTCAGCGAGGGCCTCGAACCGCTGCTGCACTTCCTCGCGCTCACCGCGCTCGGGGCCGTCCCGGCGATGATCAACGATGCGATGCCGACCGGCACCGCGATCCGCTACCTCGACCACATCGCGGCTGAAGGGCTGGTCGCGGACGATCCGACCAAGCTGACGGCCGGCTTCCGGGCCGACCCGAGCCGGCGCCGCCCCCGTTTCATCGTGCCCGCGGCGGAAGTCCGCATGCACGACCCGGAGTCGCTGCAGCTGCCCGACGTGTACCCGCACGTCCACGAGATGGACGAGATCATCGCCCTGATCCACTCCTCGGGCACGACCGGTACGCCGAAGTCGACCACCCTCGGGCACCGTCAGTTCTGGGACGGAAAGCAGCCGAGGATGGTCCGGTTCCCCGCGGAGCCGTACGACAAGCTGATGTCGCTGATGCCGCACACCCACGCCGGCGGGCTGAGCTACTTCCTGACCGCCACCCTGCTGGGTCTGCCGGTCATGGTGATGGGCGATTGGCGCCGGCAGGTGGTGGAGCCGGTCATGGAGGTGTTCCAGCCGACCATGGTGGCGTCGTTCCCGCGAACCTTCGTGGAGCTGGCCACCGGCGAGCTGCCCACCACCGGAGCCGCCAAGGTGCACTCGTGGTTCAACACCGGCGACTCCGCGCACTACGGCCACATCCGGCGGCTGGTGTCGCTCGGCGAGCGGCCGGCCGGGCTGATCAAGCCGTGGCTGCTGCCGAGCGAAGCAGCCGGGGAGGGCGCGCTGCCGGGCTCGCAGTTCATCGACGGCCTCGGCTCGTCGGAGATGGGCATGGCGCTGTTCGGGCAGATCACCACGCCGGAGACCCCGCGCAGCGACCGCTGCGTGGGCAAGCCGCTCGAGGTGGTCGAGAAGGCGGCGGTGCTGGACGTGGATGGCGAAGAGGTGCCGGACGGCACCGTCGGCATGCTGGCCGTGAAGACGCCGTCGCGCACCCTGGGCTACTGGAACGACTCCAAGCTGACCACGAGCTTCGAGCTCAACGGGTACTGGCTGACCGGAGACGTGGCCCGCAGGGACGGCGAGGGCAACTTCTACCACCTGGACCGCACCGTCGACGTGATCGACACGGCGGACGGGCCGGTGTACAGCCTGCCCCTCGAGGAGATCCTGATCGCCGACTGCGAGGACGAGGTCCTGGACTGCGCGGTCGTCGGCATCCCCGCCGGGGACGGCACCGGCCAGCGCCCGGTGGCCGTGGTCCAGCCGCAGTCGAACGTGACCGGCCTCGACGCGGAGCTGTTGCGGGAGAAGGCGAACAAGGTGATAGCGGCCGCGGGGCTGGCCCCGCTCGCCGCTGTCATCATCGCCGAGGAACCCGCCGACTACCCGACCGGCGTCACCGGCAAGGTGCTGAAGCGAGAGCTGCGCACCCGGCTGGCCACGCTGTTCACCGGCGGCGCCTGA
- a CDS encoding TIGR03086 family metal-binding protein, producing the protein MDLLEMNRLAVRTSVRAVEALPDGALDRPTPCAGWSVGRLLQHMTAQHHGFAAAATGAGPDLAPWREAPLGADPKGDYAAAADAVLTAFAADGVLDREVWLSEITTSRTFRGRVAVSFHLLDYVLHGWDIAVSVGDGERFGGTVGAELVEASFEVARTYVPDGPARQRPGAGFGPSVPVPEQAPDFERLLGFLGRDPEWPAG; encoded by the coding sequence ATGGACTTGCTGGAGATGAATCGCCTCGCGGTGCGGACCAGCGTGCGAGCGGTGGAAGCGCTCCCCGATGGAGCGCTGGACCGTCCGACACCGTGCGCCGGCTGGTCGGTGGGGCGTCTGCTGCAGCACATGACCGCCCAGCACCACGGGTTCGCCGCGGCGGCAACCGGTGCCGGGCCCGATCTGGCGCCGTGGCGGGAGGCGCCGCTCGGAGCGGACCCGAAGGGCGACTACGCCGCCGCGGCGGATGCGGTGCTCACCGCCTTCGCCGCGGACGGCGTGCTCGACCGGGAAGTGTGGCTGAGCGAGATCACCACGAGCCGGACCTTCCGCGGGCGGGTGGCGGTCAGCTTCCACCTGCTCGACTACGTCTTGCACGGATGGGACATCGCGGTGTCGGTCGGTGACGGCGAGCGGTTCGGCGGCACCGTCGGAGCCGAGCTCGTCGAAGCCTCGTTCGAAGTGGCCAGGACCTACGTGCCGGACGGCCCCGCCAGGCAGCGGCCGGGCGCCGGGTTCGGGCCGTCCGTCCCGGTGCCCGAGCAGGCGCCGGACTTCGAGCGCCTGCTCGGTTTCCTCGGCCGCGACCCGGAATGGCCGGCGGGGTGA
- the paaI gene encoding hydroxyphenylacetyl-CoA thioesterase PaaI — translation MPEAPAPDVRAAELADALYAKDGTCRKLGISLHTARQGAATVGMRVTEEMTNGHGTGHGGFIFLLADAAFSFACNTHGPVTVAHSAQVTFLRPVAVGDELVAEAAERRRYGRSGIYDVIVRRADGEIVAEFRGQSQMLSGRPFTPDS, via the coding sequence ATGCCCGAAGCGCCCGCCCCGGACGTCCGCGCCGCCGAGCTCGCCGACGCGTTGTACGCCAAGGACGGCACCTGCCGAAAGCTCGGCATTTCGCTGCACACCGCGCGCCAGGGCGCGGCCACCGTCGGAATGCGGGTGACCGAGGAGATGACCAACGGTCACGGCACCGGCCACGGCGGCTTCATCTTCCTGCTCGCCGACGCCGCCTTCTCCTTCGCCTGCAACACCCACGGCCCGGTGACGGTGGCGCACAGCGCCCAGGTCACGTTCCTCCGTCCGGTGGCGGTCGGCGACGAACTGGTCGCCGAAGCGGCAGAACGCCGCCGCTACGGGCGAAGCGGCATCTACGACGTCATCGTCCGCAGGGCCGACGGTGAGATCGTCGCCGAGTTCCGCGGGCAGAGCCAGATGCTGTCCGGCCGGCCGTTCACACCGGACAGCTGA
- a CDS encoding acyl carrier protein, whose protein sequence is MSSWVDELAATPLAERARFLEQMVVGEFKVWLLMEPSDEFPLEQSYFELGLTSLGATEIKETLEARLGQPVQSATLFNNPTAAHLLKHLREEVLAEHFPTGTAAPATPDSSAESRRALVGSLLDELYQN, encoded by the coding sequence ATGAGCAGCTGGGTCGACGAACTTGCGGCAACTCCGCTGGCGGAGCGGGCCAGATTCCTCGAGCAGATGGTGGTGGGCGAGTTCAAGGTGTGGCTGCTGATGGAGCCGTCCGACGAATTCCCGCTCGAGCAGAGCTATTTCGAACTGGGGCTCACCTCGCTCGGCGCCACCGAGATCAAGGAGACCCTCGAAGCCCGGCTGGGCCAGCCGGTGCAGTCGGCGACGTTGTTCAACAACCCCACCGCCGCGCACCTGCTCAAGCACCTGCGCGAGGAGGTGCTCGCCGAGCACTTCCCGACCGGGACGGCGGCTCCGGCAACGCCGGACAGCTCCGCGGAATCCCGGCGGGCGCTGGTCGGCAGCCTGCTCGACGAGCTGTACCAGAACTGA